Proteins found in one Triticum urartu cultivar G1812 chromosome 4, Tu2.1, whole genome shotgun sequence genomic segment:
- the LOC125551248 gene encoding LOW QUALITY PROTEIN: pollen receptor-like kinase 3 (The sequence of the model RefSeq protein was modified relative to this genomic sequence to represent the inferred CDS: deleted 1 base in 1 codon), translating into MVMVILILAFRLSTLLLLLLAGGRVVVAAEPDASPPGTEAAALLRLKASFKDPTNALEAWSPLLPPAPCNAARPWPGVQCYKGSLIGLRLVHLNLSGAFDFAALANLPGLHSINLRRNAFAGPIPASLATVRSLRALYLSHNAFTGPIPGDVFANMRWLKKLYLDNNDLSGPLPAAAIAGAPRLIELHLDHNKIEGAVPELLPKSLRLFNVSHNRLTGVLPRSVATRFNESAFAGNPTLCGAPGSDAKACAPVAAPVAAPAPSSMPPMTAADYFAVEDETSIVVVIGIILLVIALVSGAMVLMLQQDEQRNSAPPPAYYDAPVASGGIAPKPAVTAAPRTSGVAMETGGSSRGGSSSQGSARGGAGGKRMDEFVLMSKSSGEFGLQDMMKASAEVLGNGTLGSAYKAAMRNGITVAVKRMRDMNRVGREEFENHLRVLGELRHPNVLAPLGYHYRKEEKLIVSELMPRGSLLYVLHGDQSPNRVVLDWPTRLRIALGVARGMAYLHEKLGMPTMRFVSMDGADFDAPPPPPPHGNLKSGNILLDANLEPHIADYGFFPLVNAPQAPQALFAFRSPEAVAVLQQQQRVPVSARSDVYCFGVVLLELITGRFPSQYLLNARGGTDVVHWAAAAVTEGSEHEVIDPVIAAAGGGSAVQLVRIAVECTDPAPESRPNMAEVARMVEEVASASGAS; encoded by the exons ATGGTCATGGTCATCCTCATCCTAGCCTTCCGGCTCTCcactcttctcctcctcctcctcgcggGCGGCCGGGTCGTGGTCGCCGCTGAGCCTGATGCCTCCCCACCAGGcaccgaggcggcggcgctcctGCGCCTCAAGGCGTCGTTCAAGGACCCGACCAACGCGCTAGAGGCGTGGTCACCGTTGTTGCCCCCGGCGCCGTGCAACGCCGCTAGACCTTGGCCTGGGGTGCAGTGCTACAAGGGCAGCCTCATCGGCCTCCGGCTGGTGCACCTTAACCTCTCCGGCGCATTCGACTTTGCTGCGCTCGCCAACCTACCGGGCCTGCACTCAATCAACCTCAGGCGCAACGCCTTCGCAGGCCCGATACCGGCGAGCCTCGCCACCGTCCGCAGCCTCCGTGCGCTGTATCTGTCGCACAACGCCTTCACCGGCCCTATCCCCGGCGACGTGTTTGCCAACATGCGCTGGCTCAAGAAGCTCTACCTCGACAACAACGACCTGTCCGGCCCGCTGCCAGCGGCCGCCATCGCCGGCGCGCCGCGCCTCATCGAGCTCCACCTCGACCACAACAAGATCGAGGGCGCCGTCCCCGAGCTCCTCCCCAAGTCTCTCCGGCTGTTCAACGTGTCGCACAACCGCCTCACGGGCGTGCTCCCGCGCTCTGTCGCCACGCGGTTCAACGAGTCGGCGTTTGCCGGTAACCCAACCCTGTGCGGGGCTCCAGGGAGCGACGCCAAGGCCTGCGCACCAGTGGCCGCACCGGTGGCCGCGCCGGCGCCCTCGTCGATGCCGCCGATGACGGCGGCGGACTACTTCGCCGTGGAGGACGAGACCAGCATCGTCGTCGTGATCGGTATCATCCTGCTCGTCATCGCGCTGGTCTCCGGGGCGATGGTCCTCATGCTGCAGCAAGACGAGCAGCGGAACAGCGCGCCGCCGCCGGCGTACTACGACGCCCCTGTCGCCAGCGGCGGCATCGCCCCCAAGCCGGCCGTGACAGCCGCGCCTCGCACCTCAGGGGTGGCGATGGAAACAGGCGGGTCCAGccgcggcggcagcagcagccaGGGCTCGGCACGTGGTGGTGCCGGCGGCAAGCGGATGGACGAGTTC GTCCTGATGAGCAAGTCGAGCGGCGAGTTCGGGCTGCAGGACATGATGAAGGCTTCGGCGGAGGTGCTCGGCAACGGCACACTCGGGTCCGCGTACAAGGCCGCCATGCGAAACGGCATCACCGTGGCCGTGAAGCGCATGCGCGACATGAACCGCGTCGGCCGCGAGGAGTTCGAGAACCACCTCCGCGTGCTCGGAGAGCTCCGCCACCCCAACGTGCTCGCTCCCCTCGGCTACCATTACCGCAAGGAGGAGAAGCTCATCGTCTCTGAGCTCATGCCACGCGGCAGCCTCCTCTACGTCCTCCACG GGGACCAGAGCCCCAACAGGGTGGTGCTGGACTGGCCGACGCGGCTGAGGATCGCCCTCGGCGTGGCGCGGGGCATGGCATACCTCCACGAGAAGCTGGGCATGCCGACGATGCGGTTCGTGAGCATGGACGGCGCCGACTTCGAtgcgccgcccccgccgccgcctcacGGGAACCTCAAGTCCGGAAATATCCTCCTCGACGCCAACCTGGAGCCGCACATCGCGGACTACGGCTTCTTCCCGCTCGTCAACGCGCCGCAGGCGCCTCAGGCCTTGTTCGCGTTCCGATCGCCGGAGGCTGTCGCCGTGCTCCAGCAGCAACAGCGCGTGCCTGTTTCGGCCAGGTCCGACGTGTACTGCTTCGGCGTCGTGCTGCTCGAGCTCATCACGGGGAGATTCCCCTCGCAGTACCTCCTCAACGCGCGCGGTGGCACAGACGTCGTACACTGGGCGGCTGCGGCGGTGACCGAGGGCAGCGAGCACGAGGTCATCGACCCCGTCATCGCCGCGGCCGGCGGGGGCTCCGCCGTGCAGCTGGTGCGTATCGCCGTTGAATGCACCGACCCCGCGCCGGAGAGCCGGCCCAACATGGCAGAGGTGGCGAGGATGGTGGAAGAGGTCGCCAGCGCCTCCGGCGCGTCGTGA